One genomic window of Micromonospora sp. WMMD1128 includes the following:
- a CDS encoding DUF2637 domain-containing protein, with translation MTERTESAVRLVILLAIAAMAGAAAFTHVHDLSVAHGQPNWIGWANAVAVELMTIYLGLELRARRRTGRPVGLVGSLLVAFALLSLAAQVAEAEPSVWGWTVAAVPSLAFLALVKVVLSNAPVMPPAVEPDQPGAYRYEEPAEATEVEPVRPTVPTPVVPAVLPPRAVQPSRPHVVGIIR, from the coding sequence ATGACCGAGCGAACCGAATCCGCCGTACGCCTGGTGATCCTGCTCGCCATCGCCGCCATGGCCGGCGCCGCGGCCTTCACCCACGTCCACGACCTCTCCGTCGCGCACGGCCAACCGAACTGGATCGGCTGGGCCAACGCGGTAGCGGTCGAGCTGATGACGATCTACCTCGGCCTGGAACTGCGCGCCCGCCGCCGTACCGGTCGACCCGTCGGCCTGGTCGGCTCACTGCTGGTGGCGTTCGCGTTGCTGTCCCTCGCGGCCCAGGTCGCGGAAGCCGAACCGTCGGTGTGGGGCTGGACCGTGGCGGCGGTGCCGTCGCTGGCGTTCCTCGCCTTGGTCAAGGTCGTCCTGTCCAACGCCCCGGTCATGCCGCCGGCTGTCGAGCCGGACCAGCCCGGCGCGTACCGGTACGAAGAGCCGGCGGAGGCCACCGAGGTCGAACCGGTCCGCCCGACCGTGCCGACGCCCGTCGTTCCGGCGGTGCTGCCTCCGCGCGCTGTCCAGCCCAGCCGGCCGCACGTCGTCGGGATCATCCGATGA
- a CDS encoding FtsK/SpoIIIE domain-containing protein produces MWAVVLGLVLRWSGRVLWWCLRHPVATASVVLAFWLYVEFDWPGLVVPLVVASAVSAVWRWRDESSWWAWLAGPLLGSFRRIFVYRRVWREAMTLCGLAETFDRRHVLPDLLRVRSDQALDVLTVRMVRGQTPEQFQRMSANLAYAFGRRHARVFAERPGDPPTRTGQGAWVLRLVDRVRYRDRPTVVYVALVRTDALRTSVPPFPVPAVPDFTALPLARREDLRPWSLHLLATHVLVGGATRSGKGSVLWSLVRVLGGGVASGLVRLWVVDPKGGMEFALGRPMFARFACKSFEAMADLLDEAVSVLRERQTRLAGTVRVHTPTEADPLVVVVVDEMAALTAYLQDVELRKRIAASLGLLLSQGAGVGVLVVAALQDPRKEVLPFRDLFPTRIALGLTEASQVDMVLGDGARNRGALADQMPRWAKGVGYVILDGTPDPMRVRFSYVSDDDIRDMAQRFPAPADASDILAQVGRETATEPVRIPLPRKPSGRLLPDALRNLLDSDGGGEPR; encoded by the coding sequence ATGTGGGCGGTGGTGCTCGGCTTGGTGCTGCGTTGGTCGGGGCGGGTGCTGTGGTGGTGTCTGCGGCATCCGGTGGCTACCGCCTCGGTGGTGCTGGCGTTCTGGCTCTACGTCGAGTTCGACTGGCCGGGCCTGGTGGTGCCACTGGTGGTGGCGTCGGCGGTCTCGGCGGTGTGGCGCTGGCGGGATGAGTCGTCATGGTGGGCGTGGCTGGCCGGTCCGCTGCTGGGATCGTTCCGGCGAATCTTCGTCTACCGACGGGTCTGGCGTGAAGCCATGACGCTGTGCGGGCTCGCCGAGACGTTCGACCGCCGGCACGTCCTACCTGATCTGCTGCGGGTCCGCTCGGATCAGGCGCTCGACGTGCTGACGGTGCGGATGGTCCGGGGGCAGACGCCGGAGCAGTTCCAGCGGATGAGCGCGAACCTGGCGTACGCGTTCGGCCGGCGGCATGCCCGGGTCTTCGCGGAACGTCCCGGCGACCCGCCGACCCGGACTGGTCAGGGTGCGTGGGTGCTGCGGCTGGTGGATCGGGTGCGGTATCGGGACCGGCCGACGGTGGTCTACGTGGCGTTGGTGCGGACCGATGCGTTGCGCACGTCTGTGCCGCCGTTCCCGGTGCCGGCGGTGCCGGACTTCACCGCGCTGCCGTTGGCTCGGCGGGAGGACCTGCGTCCTTGGTCGCTGCATCTGCTGGCGACTCACGTCCTGGTGGGCGGCGCCACCCGGTCGGGGAAGGGCTCGGTGCTGTGGTCGCTGGTGCGGGTCCTCGGCGGCGGTGTCGCCTCCGGGCTGGTGCGGCTGTGGGTGGTCGACCCCAAGGGCGGGATGGAGTTCGCGCTCGGCCGGCCGATGTTCGCCCGGTTCGCGTGCAAGTCGTTCGAGGCGATGGCGGACCTGCTCGACGAGGCCGTGAGCGTGCTGCGGGAGCGTCAGACCCGGTTGGCGGGAACGGTTCGGGTGCACACGCCGACCGAGGCTGACCCCCTGGTCGTGGTCGTCGTCGACGAGATGGCCGCGCTGACCGCCTATTTGCAGGATGTCGAGCTGCGCAAGCGCATCGCCGCCTCGCTGGGGTTGCTGCTGTCGCAGGGGGCCGGCGTCGGCGTGCTGGTGGTGGCCGCGTTGCAGGACCCGCGCAAGGAGGTGCTGCCGTTCCGGGACCTGTTCCCGACCCGCATCGCGCTCGGGCTGACCGAGGCGTCACAGGTCGACATGGTCCTCGGTGACGGTGCCCGCAACCGGGGCGCGCTCGCGGATCAGATGCCCCGGTGGGCCAAGGGCGTCGGGTACGTGATCCTCGACGGCACTCCCGACCCGATGCGGGTCCGGTTCTCGTACGTCAGCGACGACGACATCCGCGACATGGCTCAGCGGTTCCCGGCGCCGGCTGACGCCTCGGACATCCTCGCCCAGGTCGGCCGGGAAACCGCCACCGAACCGGTACGGATTCCGTTGCCCCGCAAGCCCTCCGGGCGGCTGCTGCCCGACGCGCTGCGCAACCTGCTCGACTCCGACGGCGGGGGTGAGCCGCGGTGA
- a CDS encoding helix-turn-helix domain-containing protein, whose amino-acid sequence MMAKDELWTVRDVSTYLRVPQETLYRWRKVKYGPPAARVGRHLRYEPEAVRAWVREQAAA is encoded by the coding sequence GTGATGGCCAAGGACGAGCTGTGGACGGTTCGGGACGTGTCGACGTACCTCCGGGTGCCGCAGGAAACGCTGTACCGCTGGCGCAAGGTCAAGTACGGTCCGCCGGCGGCCCGGGTCGGCCGACACCTGCGCTACGAGCCGGAAGCGGTCCGGGCCTGGGTACGCGAGCAGGCGGCGGCCTGA
- a CDS encoding site-specific integrase: MGHVEDRWYKTLRHEGGRKERVKTQLFGKGLRYRVRYIGPDGKERKKSFPDRAKREADAFLVSTETDKLRGSYVDPVAGRMTFAEYAERWLRTRSVDESTRETTEFRVRKHLLPFFGSRQLAAIKPGHIREWNAAMVGKLAPATRAVVFAHLQTILAAAVDDERIAKNPCSATSVNPPRPAGRRVVPWRYDQISAIRMGLAPRYRAMVDLGAGCGLRQGEILGLSIDDIDFDAGWVQVSRQVKIVRCRLVFGLPKNDRDRRVPLPDSVGQALRQHIADRYPVTLTLPWEHPASEERVTARLLFTTTYRNAINRCRFNETTWRPAVVRAGITPTRATGMHALRHFYASSLLDAGESIKAVASYLGHADPGFTLRVYTHLMPASEERTRNAIDGLFGTPPES, encoded by the coding sequence ATGGGGCACGTCGAGGATCGCTGGTACAAGACGCTGCGTCACGAGGGCGGCCGGAAGGAGCGGGTCAAGACGCAACTGTTCGGCAAGGGCCTGCGCTACCGGGTGCGATACATCGGCCCGGACGGCAAGGAACGCAAGAAGTCCTTCCCGGACCGGGCCAAGCGCGAGGCTGACGCGTTCCTCGTCTCGACCGAGACGGATAAACTGCGGGGCTCCTACGTCGACCCGGTCGCCGGCCGGATGACCTTCGCCGAGTACGCCGAACGGTGGCTCAGGACGCGCTCGGTCGACGAGTCGACTCGCGAGACCACAGAGTTCCGCGTACGCAAGCACCTGCTGCCGTTCTTCGGCTCTCGGCAACTGGCGGCGATCAAGCCCGGCCACATCCGGGAGTGGAACGCCGCGATGGTCGGCAAGCTGGCCCCGGCGACCCGGGCCGTCGTCTTCGCGCACCTGCAAACCATCCTCGCCGCGGCTGTCGACGACGAGCGGATCGCCAAGAATCCGTGCTCGGCAACGTCGGTCAACCCTCCGCGTCCGGCTGGGCGTCGGGTAGTGCCGTGGCGGTACGACCAGATCTCGGCAATCCGCATGGGCCTTGCCCCGCGCTATCGGGCGATGGTCGACCTCGGCGCCGGCTGCGGACTGCGGCAGGGGGAGATCCTCGGCCTCAGCATCGACGACATCGACTTTGACGCCGGTTGGGTCCAGGTCTCGCGACAGGTCAAGATCGTCCGGTGCCGGTTGGTGTTCGGGCTGCCAAAGAACGACCGTGACCGCCGGGTGCCGCTGCCGGACTCCGTCGGCCAGGCGCTGCGGCAGCACATCGCGGATCGCTACCCGGTGACGCTCACCCTGCCGTGGGAGCACCCCGCCAGCGAGGAGCGGGTCACGGCGCGACTGTTGTTCACCACCACCTATCGCAACGCGATCAACCGGTGCCGGTTCAACGAAACGACTTGGCGGCCGGCGGTCGTGAGGGCCGGCATCACGCCGACGCGGGCGACCGGCATGCACGCGCTACGGCACTTCTACGCCTCCTCGCTGCTCGACGCGGGAGAGAGCATCAAGGCTGTCGCGTCGTACCTCGGCCACGCCGATCCCGGGTTCACGCTCCGGGTCTACACGCACCTGATGCCGGCCAGCGAGGAGCGCACCCGGAACGCGATCGACGGCCTGTTCGGGACGCCGCCAGAGTCCTGA
- a CDS encoding glycosyltransferase, translating into MENLTQLVSVVTPVHAPSIEHLAGAYESLTKQDMPTGWDWQWLVQEDGQTGALGGVLPDDPRISIGAGRPGGPGVARTLALSRVTGDLVKVLDADDQLTAGALARDIAAFDTYPHIGWTTSRVLDLMPDGSTLGWDMDPDGGLIGRGAILAFWRTNGYRAQVHPATLCIRRYLLVALGGWMALPASEDTGLLLAASAVSEGHFTREHGLLYRKWPGQVTSQSAHREPGEYEGRMKIIEARAVALASMLPNGLPVTPAT; encoded by the coding sequence GTGGAAAACTTGACGCAACTCGTCTCGGTCGTCACCCCGGTCCACGCGCCCAGCATCGAGCACCTCGCGGGCGCCTACGAGTCATTGACCAAGCAGGACATGCCCACCGGGTGGGACTGGCAATGGCTCGTCCAGGAGGACGGGCAGACCGGCGCGTTGGGCGGGGTCCTGCCGGACGATCCGCGCATCAGCATCGGCGCTGGTCGTCCGGGCGGCCCTGGCGTCGCCCGCACCCTCGCACTCTCCCGCGTTACTGGCGACCTGGTCAAGGTGCTCGACGCGGACGACCAACTCACCGCCGGCGCCCTAGCCCGCGACATTGCCGCCTTCGACACCTACCCGCACATCGGCTGGACGACTTCCCGCGTCCTAGACCTCATGCCCGACGGCTCTACCCTTGGTTGGGACATGGATCCGGACGGTGGCCTGATCGGCCGCGGCGCTATCCTGGCTTTCTGGCGCACCAACGGCTACCGCGCCCAGGTTCACCCCGCCACCCTCTGCATCCGCCGGTATCTGCTTGTGGCCCTGGGCGGCTGGATGGCACTTCCTGCCTCCGAGGACACCGGCTTACTCTTGGCGGCCAGCGCGGTCAGCGAAGGCCATTTCACCCGTGAACACGGCCTGCTTTACCGCAAGTGGCCCGGACAGGTCACAAGCCAGAGCGCCCACCGCGAACCGGGCGAATACGAGGGCCGCATGAAAATCATCGAGGCCAGAGCCGTGGCCCTGGCCTCGATGCTTCCGAACGGGCTGCCGGTCACTCCTGCAACATAG
- a CDS encoding GNAT family N-acetyltransferase — protein MHIRRLASEDRLTTSFPLQAYAFEASPLTASRTDEFRAYLPYNAGNTTLVVEEDGVTTAAVSAIPMRQNLRGAVLPMAGVAGVATHPLARRRGHVRTLMHQVLDGMRDEGHQLSALHPFRASFYERFGYAGLPRRRTAVFTPTDLAPLLRAELPDELVWERIGEGYPRWRAYTERCLRERHGFAVFPDFRAVGLRERDDRWLLSVVRGGETVGAVTYRIDDHAGTLFADDLLFDDPYARASLLQFFARHVDQVARVSVQLPPGELPELWLTDLDVHVEARVSRPDPTAPMARLLSLEALADQPVGVGRVLVELVGDRWLAGRHLLDGTTGKLAVLPADTAAEGSLPCARLTAAGLSALAYGVLDPAEVAVRGLGEVPVDAATELRRLFPRELPYLFADF, from the coding sequence ATGCACATTCGCCGGCTGGCCTCCGAGGACCGCCTGACCACCAGCTTCCCGCTGCAGGCGTACGCGTTCGAGGCCTCGCCGCTGACGGCGTCCCGGACCGACGAGTTCCGGGCGTACCTGCCGTACAACGCGGGGAACACGACGCTCGTGGTCGAGGAGGACGGCGTCACCACGGCGGCCGTGTCGGCGATCCCGATGCGGCAGAACCTGCGCGGCGCGGTGCTGCCGATGGCCGGCGTCGCCGGGGTGGCCACCCATCCACTGGCCCGCCGGCGCGGGCACGTCCGGACGCTGATGCACCAGGTCCTCGACGGGATGCGCGACGAGGGGCACCAGCTCAGCGCGCTGCACCCGTTCCGCGCCTCGTTCTACGAGCGCTTCGGCTACGCCGGGCTGCCCCGGCGGCGTACCGCGGTGTTCACCCCGACGGACCTGGCGCCGCTGCTGCGCGCCGAGTTGCCCGACGAGCTGGTCTGGGAGCGGATCGGTGAAGGCTACCCACGGTGGCGCGCCTACACCGAACGGTGCCTGCGCGAGCGGCACGGCTTCGCGGTCTTCCCCGACTTCCGCGCCGTCGGGCTGCGCGAGCGGGACGACCGCTGGCTGCTCAGTGTGGTACGCGGCGGCGAGACGGTCGGCGCGGTCACCTACCGGATCGACGACCACGCCGGCACGCTGTTCGCCGACGACCTGCTCTTCGACGACCCGTACGCCCGGGCTTCGCTGTTGCAGTTCTTCGCCCGGCACGTCGACCAGGTGGCCCGGGTCAGTGTCCAATTGCCGCCCGGCGAGCTGCCCGAGCTGTGGCTCACCGACCTGGACGTGCACGTGGAGGCCCGGGTGTCCCGGCCCGACCCGACCGCGCCGATGGCCCGGCTGCTCAGCCTGGAGGCGCTCGCCGACCAGCCGGTCGGGGTCGGTCGGGTGCTCGTCGAACTGGTCGGCGACCGCTGGCTCGCCGGCCGCCACCTGCTCGACGGCACCACCGGCAAGCTGGCCGTGCTGCCGGCCGACACCGCCGCCGAGGGCAGCCTGCCGTGCGCGCGGCTCACCGCCGCCGGGCTCTCCGCCCTGGCGTACGGGGTGCTCGACCCGGCCGAGGTGGCCGTGCGCGGGCTGGGCGAGGTGCCGGTGGACGCGGCCACCGAGCTGCGCCGGCTCTTCCCCCGTGAGCTGCCCTACCTGTTCGCCGACTTCTGA
- a CDS encoding protein phosphatase 2C domain-containing protein → MTLILRSAILNDVGLVRTNNEDSALAGDRLVAVADGMGGLPAGEVASEIVIRILDELTPPTSADEAADALRAVVSTANQRIRAAITVDPTRDGMGTTLTAALLAGDTLVLAQVGDSRCYLLRDHELTQLTRDDTFVQALVDQGALSRDQARHHPQRSLVTRAVQGSDAPPAVGALTVFPGDRLLLCSDGLSDYVEDAAIAGALATYGDRQQCGEQLVKLAHQAGAPDNVTVVISDVTEA, encoded by the coding sequence ATGACGCTCATCCTCCGCTCGGCCATCCTCAACGACGTCGGCCTCGTTCGGACCAACAACGAGGATTCCGCCCTCGCCGGTGACCGCCTGGTGGCGGTCGCCGACGGCATGGGCGGCCTCCCGGCCGGCGAGGTGGCCAGCGAGATCGTCATCCGGATCCTGGACGAGCTGACCCCGCCCACAAGCGCCGACGAGGCGGCCGACGCGCTGCGCGCCGTGGTCAGCACCGCCAACCAGCGCATCCGCGCGGCCATCACGGTGGACCCCACCCGCGACGGCATGGGTACGACGCTTACCGCCGCCCTGCTGGCCGGCGACACCCTGGTCCTCGCCCAGGTCGGCGACTCCCGCTGCTATCTGCTGCGCGACCATGAGCTGACCCAGCTCACCCGGGACGACACGTTCGTGCAGGCGCTCGTCGACCAGGGTGCGCTCTCCCGCGACCAGGCCCGGCACCACCCGCAGCGCTCGCTGGTGACCCGCGCGGTGCAGGGCTCCGACGCGCCGCCCGCGGTCGGCGCGCTCACCGTCTTTCCCGGTGACCGGCTGCTGCTGTGCAGCGACGGCCTCTCCGACTACGTGGAGGACGCCGCCATCGCCGGGGCGCTCGCCACCTACGGCGACCGGCAGCAGTGCGGCGAGCAGCTGGTGAAGCTGGCCCACCAGGCCGGCGCGCCGGACAACGTCACCGTGGTCATCTCCGACGTCACCGAGGCCTGA
- a CDS encoding GntR family transcriptional regulator, translating into MQGRDWRPRYLQLAEELRAKIMGGELAPGTLMPSETELADSSGLSRTSVRNAIRQLREWGLVRAEQGRGTYVRAPRQRVRRRNAERYQWEKDRVLLDEDERLKTGATEHDTGLTVDDLKFHAEYTRVEADAEMAAALQVDPSTPLLRRVYWTSSRHENAPLTVSYSYLPYDLVAANPDLLDESKEPWPGGTQHQLYTIGIELDRIDDEIRARPPSPDEAELLDIDPGVSVLTVRKTSVDTTGRVVEVADIVMPGDRAELVYSHTLQRWKT; encoded by the coding sequence ATGCAAGGCCGGGATTGGCGCCCTCGCTACCTGCAACTCGCGGAAGAGTTGCGGGCGAAGATCATGGGCGGCGAGCTGGCCCCCGGCACCCTGATGCCGAGTGAGACCGAGCTCGCCGATTCCTCCGGCCTGTCCCGTACCAGCGTGCGCAACGCGATCCGGCAGCTCCGTGAGTGGGGCTTGGTCCGCGCCGAGCAGGGACGCGGCACCTACGTGCGTGCACCCCGCCAACGGGTACGCCGACGCAACGCCGAGCGCTACCAGTGGGAGAAGGATCGGGTCCTGCTCGACGAGGACGAGCGGTTGAAGACCGGCGCCACCGAGCACGACACCGGCCTGACCGTCGACGACCTCAAGTTCCACGCCGAGTACACGCGGGTAGAAGCGGATGCGGAGATGGCGGCGGCCTTGCAGGTCGACCCCAGTACGCCACTGCTACGCCGCGTCTACTGGACGTCCTCACGACACGAGAACGCACCGCTGACGGTGTCGTACTCGTACCTCCCGTACGACCTGGTGGCCGCGAACCCGGACCTGCTCGACGAGAGCAAAGAGCCGTGGCCGGGCGGCACACAGCACCAGCTCTACACCATCGGCATCGAGCTGGACCGGATCGACGACGAGATCCGCGCACGTCCGCCGTCGCCGGACGAGGCCGAACTCCTGGACATCGACCCGGGCGTCTCCGTCCTCACCGTCCGGAAAACCTCCGTCGACACCACCGGCCGCGTCGTCGAGGTCGCCGACATAGTGATGCCGGGTGACCGCGCCGAGCTTGTCTACTCCCACACACTCCAGCGGTGGAAAACTTGA
- a CDS encoding IS701 family transposase: MDVVGSRFGRPEPRRRVRDFMAGLLAPLPTKNCWTIAEHAGDDGPAGMQDLIGRARWDDAQVRADVRNFVAVKLGHPDGVLLIDETGDLKKGVHTVGVQRQYSGTAGKIENCQLAVHLSYASPAGHTLLDVALYLPKSWTDDPARRMAAGVPDTIGFATKPQLARRLIDTALAGGLPCRWVAGDEAYGGDPHLAAALREHRLGYVLAVACSHRVPTGLGIQRADQIAADLPTWAWQRISAGQGAKGHRYYDWAFVTLPLAADQHQGHHWLLIRRNRSTGELAFYRCWSPQLVPLRQLVAVAGRRWSIEESFQAAKTGLGLDQHQHRRWRAWHRWTTLVIAAHAFLAAAAAASTTSPNGLIPITVNELRRLFHALVIEPTRRIGDVIAWSIFRRQHQAEAKISHYARQALTEP; the protein is encoded by the coding sequence ATGGACGTGGTCGGGTCGCGTTTCGGTCGGCCGGAGCCCCGCCGGCGAGTGCGGGACTTCATGGCCGGGCTGCTGGCGCCGTTGCCGACGAAGAACTGTTGGACGATCGCGGAGCACGCCGGTGACGACGGCCCGGCAGGAATGCAGGACCTGATCGGTCGTGCCCGGTGGGACGACGCGCAGGTCCGCGCCGACGTACGGAACTTCGTCGCGGTCAAGCTCGGGCATCCGGACGGTGTGTTGCTGATCGACGAGACCGGGGATCTGAAGAAGGGTGTGCACACCGTCGGGGTGCAGCGACAGTACTCCGGTACCGCCGGGAAGATCGAGAACTGCCAGCTCGCGGTGCACCTGTCCTATGCCTCACCAGCCGGACACACCCTGCTCGATGTCGCCCTCTACCTGCCGAAATCCTGGACCGACGACCCCGCGCGACGCATGGCTGCCGGGGTGCCCGACACGATCGGCTTCGCCACGAAACCGCAGCTGGCACGACGGCTGATCGACACCGCCTTGGCCGGTGGGCTGCCGTGCCGGTGGGTTGCCGGCGACGAGGCCTACGGCGGTGACCCGCACCTGGCCGCGGCGTTACGCGAGCATCGACTCGGCTACGTCCTCGCGGTCGCCTGCTCACACCGCGTCCCCACCGGGCTCGGCATCCAGCGAGCAGACCAGATCGCCGCCGACCTACCGACGTGGGCGTGGCAGCGGATCTCCGCCGGCCAGGGGGCGAAAGGACACCGCTACTACGACTGGGCGTTCGTCACCCTGCCCCTGGCCGCCGACCAGCACCAGGGTCACCACTGGCTGCTGATCCGGCGCAACCGCAGCACCGGTGAGTTGGCGTTCTACCGCTGCTGGTCACCGCAGCTCGTGCCGCTGCGCCAGCTGGTCGCCGTCGCCGGCCGACGGTGGAGCATCGAGGAATCGTTCCAGGCCGCGAAAACGGGCCTCGGCCTGGACCAGCACCAACACCGCCGCTGGCGGGCGTGGCACCGCTGGACCACCCTCGTCATCGCCGCCCACGCATTCCTCGCCGCCGCCGCAGCGGCCAGCACCACCAGCCCGAACGGCCTGATCCCGATCACCGTCAACGAACTCCGCCGGCTATTCCACGCCCTGGTCATCGAACCCACCCGACGCATCGGCGACGTCATCGCCTGGTCCATCTTCCGACGCCAGCACCAAGCCGAAGCCAAGATCAGCCACTACGCCCGACAAGCCCTCACCGAGCCCTGA
- a CDS encoding replication initiator, whose product MTAPTLPGLAPAAPTPAAAPRPGSRAARMALPRSVDVLKEIAAEYGVCVRPLAMRRTDLDTGRTEVIDLPCGATREDKCAPCAKKNRRLRQAQIREGWHRDDEPLPPPEPATEEQSSLILFRAHLEFSRDEASRACQWDQVEDLDEAIREVEEAITAEGLRGRVAPPHATADDDQGDDDTGPRRKRSTRRRQDAPELPRRKVEPRTVGRTYTAPDGATYRPSMWLTLTLDSYGPVRPDGTPLNPDRYDYRRAAWDAVHFPRLLDRFWQNLRRCEGWNVQYAGCVEPQRRLAPHAHFAIRGTIPRDILRTVAAATYHQVWWPAVDVQRYTVDRPPVWDEDASAWVDPDTRRPLTTWTEALDAIDVDPDAEPVHVVRFGAQVDARGVMPGTADAERTIRYVTKYITKHTGDVHKATTDRQRAHLDRLWRELRVTPCTDRCANWLLYGVQPKKAHAKLKPGRCKGKVHQRDTLGIGGRRILISRDWSGKTLSDHKHDVRAWVRALLGVTVGLDGVDDQGATVEPVRHAWELARPDDPDVPAMAHRLLRSISERARWRSELLAAKDRAAQLPDDSSTTDADDKTGEGL is encoded by the coding sequence ATGACCGCTCCAACCCTGCCCGGCCTCGCGCCGGCCGCCCCGACCCCGGCTGCTGCTCCTCGGCCAGGGTCGCGGGCGGCCCGCATGGCGCTCCCTCGCTCGGTCGACGTGCTCAAGGAGATCGCCGCCGAGTACGGGGTGTGCGTGCGACCCCTCGCGATGCGCCGCACGGATCTCGACACCGGCCGGACCGAGGTCATCGACCTGCCCTGCGGCGCGACCCGCGAGGACAAGTGCGCGCCGTGCGCGAAGAAGAACCGCCGGCTGCGTCAGGCGCAGATCCGGGAGGGCTGGCACCGCGACGACGAGCCGCTACCGCCGCCGGAGCCGGCGACCGAGGAACAGTCGTCCCTGATCCTCTTCCGTGCACATCTGGAGTTCTCTCGTGACGAGGCGTCCCGGGCCTGCCAGTGGGACCAGGTCGAAGACCTCGACGAGGCGATCCGCGAAGTGGAAGAGGCCATCACGGCCGAAGGGCTACGGGGACGGGTCGCCCCTCCGCACGCCACCGCCGATGACGACCAGGGCGACGACGACACCGGCCCGCGCCGCAAGCGCTCCACCCGGCGGCGGCAGGACGCTCCGGAACTGCCTCGGCGCAAGGTCGAGCCGCGCACGGTCGGCAGGACGTACACCGCCCCGGACGGGGCCACCTACCGGCCGTCGATGTGGCTGACGCTCACCCTCGACTCCTACGGCCCGGTCCGCCCCGACGGCACACCGCTCAACCCCGACCGGTACGACTACCGCCGCGCGGCGTGGGATGCGGTGCACTTCCCGCGGCTGCTCGATCGGTTCTGGCAGAACCTGCGGCGGTGTGAGGGCTGGAACGTCCAGTACGCCGGTTGCGTCGAGCCGCAACGCCGTCTCGCCCCACACGCGCACTTCGCCATCCGGGGCACGATCCCCCGGGACATCCTGCGCACCGTCGCGGCGGCCACCTATCACCAGGTGTGGTGGCCGGCGGTCGACGTCCAGCGGTACACCGTCGACCGGCCTCCGGTGTGGGACGAGGACGCCTCGGCGTGGGTCGACCCGGACACCCGCCGGCCGCTGACCACCTGGACGGAAGCCCTCGACGCCATCGACGTCGACCCCGACGCGGAACCGGTGCACGTCGTGCGCTTCGGCGCCCAGGTCGACGCCCGCGGCGTCATGCCCGGCACCGCCGACGCCGAACGGACCATCCGGTACGTCACGAAATACATCACCAAGCACACCGGCGACGTCCACAAGGCGACCACCGACCGGCAACGGGCACACCTGGACCGGCTGTGGCGGGAACTGCGCGTGACCCCCTGCACCGACCGTTGCGCGAACTGGCTGCTGTACGGCGTTCAGCCGAAGAAGGCACACGCGAAGCTCAAGCCGGGCCGCTGCAAGGGCAAAGTTCACCAGCGCGACACCCTCGGCATCGGCGGCCGGCGCATCCTCATCTCCCGCGACTGGTCCGGCAAGACGCTCTCCGACCACAAGCACGACGTGCGGGCCTGGGTGCGGGCGCTGCTCGGCGTCACCGTCGGCCTCGATGGCGTCGACGACCAGGGCGCCACCGTCGAACCGGTCCGCCACGCCTGGGAACTCGCCCGGCCCGATGACCCGGACGTGCCGGCGATGGCGCACCGGCTGCTGCGGTCGATCAGTGAACGCGCCCGCTGGCGCTCCGAACTGCTCGCCGCCAAGGACCGCGCGGCCCAGCTCCCCGACGACAGCTCGACGACGGACGCAGACGACAAGACGGGGGAGGGGCTGTGA
- a CDS encoding transcriptional regulator, producing the protein MALRGGTRFAVRCEDVFPAGCALVPESMGEVEDFDEKTGRRSPAKDKLTGQRVWQVRVMDLDPELGKRSRETTVKISADYQPVPPTGAPFEAVEFDGMTVTPYVANNGRMAYSLRATGMRAPAGVAKKAAA; encoded by the coding sequence ATGGCTCTGCGTGGCGGTACGAGGTTCGCCGTGCGTTGTGAGGACGTGTTCCCGGCTGGGTGCGCGTTGGTGCCCGAGTCGATGGGTGAGGTTGAGGACTTCGACGAGAAGACGGGTCGGCGTAGCCCGGCGAAGGACAAGTTGACCGGTCAGCGGGTGTGGCAGGTGCGGGTGATGGACCTGGACCCGGAGCTTGGCAAGCGCTCGCGGGAGACGACGGTGAAGATTTCCGCCGACTACCAGCCGGTGCCGCCGACGGGTGCGCCGTTCGAGGCGGTGGAGTTCGACGGCATGACGGTCACGCCCTACGTGGCGAACAACGGCCGGATGGCGTACTCGCTGCGGGCGACCGGCATGCGTGCCCCGGCGGGTGTGGCCAAGAAGGCGGCGGCGTAG